A region of the Spirochaetaceae bacterium genome:
ACCCCAGTTCCGATAAACGACCTGTGGATCGCCGCACTCGCGGCGCAGCACGAATTGTCGCTGTTCACGCGTGACAGCCACTTCGACTACCTGCCTCAGTTGCCGCGGGTAGACTGACCCGCCGTGCCCGCATGCCCCGCTGCAACGCCGCCCCTCAGGGGACGGGGTGCCGATGGCGTGGCTCCGGCTCCCGCCTGCGGGGGTGTTACCGCCGGCGAGGCTACGCCGCCCGCCA
Encoded here:
- a CDS encoding PIN domain-containing protein — encoded protein: MSRARVRVLSPDVATTHHYAGLFRQLRVAGTPVPINDLWIAALAAQHELSLFTRDSHFDYLPQLPRVD